One part of the Arabidopsis thaliana chromosome 1 sequence genome encodes these proteins:
- the FMO GS-OX1 gene encoding flavin-monooxygenase glucosinolate S-oxygenase 1 (flavin-monooxygenase glucosinolate S-oxygenase 1 (FMO GS-OX1); CONTAINS InterPro DOMAIN/s: Flavin-containing monooxygenase FMO (InterPro:IPR000960), Flavin-containing monooxygenase-like (InterPro:IPR020946); BEST Arabidopsis thaliana protein match is: flavin-monooxygenase glucosinolate S-oxygenase 2 (TAIR:AT1G62540.1); Has 13357 Blast hits to 12951 proteins in 1760 species: Archae - 39; Bacteria - 7207; Metazoa - 1086; Fungi - 1434; Plants - 770; Viruses - 0; Other Eukaryotes - 2821 (source: NCBI BLink).) translates to MAPTQNTICSKHVAVIGAGAAGLVTARELRREGHTVVVFDREKQVGGLWNYSSKADSDPLSLDTTRTIVHTSIYESLRTNLPRECMGFTDFPFVPRIHDISRDSRRYPSHREVLAYLQDFAREFKIEEMVRFETEVVCVEPVNGKWSVRSKNSVGFAAHEIFDAVVVCSGHFTEPNVAHIPGIKSWPGKQIHSHNYRVPGPFNNEVVVVIGNYASGADISRDIAKVAKEVHIASRASESDTYQKLPVPQNNLWVHSEIDFAHQDGSILFKNGKVVYADTIVHCTGYKYYFPFLETNGYININENRVEPLYKHVFLPALAPSLSFIGLPGMAIQFVMFEIQSKWVAAVLSGRVILPSQDKMMEDIIEWYATLDVLGIPKRHTHKLGKISCEYLNWIAEECHCSPVENWRIQEVERGFQRMVSHPEIYRDEWDDDDLMEEAYKDFARKKLISSHPSYFLES, encoded by the exons atggcacCAACTCAAAACACAATCTGTTCGAAACACGTGGCAGTGATTGGAGCCGGAGCTGCCGGTCTCGTAACGGCTAGGGAACTTCGTCGTGAAGGTCACACTGTCGTTGTCTTTGACCGGGAAAAACAAGTGGGAGGTCTCTGGAACTACTCATCTAAAGCTGACTCTGACCCGCTTAGCCTCGACACAACCCGAACCATAGTCCACACGAGCATCTACGAGTCTCTCCGAACCAACCTCCCGAGAGAATGTATGGGTTTTACGGACTTTCCTTTCGTGCCACGCATTCATGACATCTCGAGAGACTCGAGACGGTATCCGAGTCACAGAGAAGTTCTTGCGTATCTTCAAGACTTTGCTAGAGAGTTTAAAATAGAGGAGATGGTCCGGTTCGAGACAGAGGTGGTTTGTGTTGAGCCGGTTAACGGGAAATGGAGTGTCCGGTCCAAGAATTCCGTTGGTTTCGCCGCCCATGAAATCTTTGATGCCGTCGTTGTTTGTAGTGGTCACTTTACAGAACCTAACGTTGCTCATATTCCTG GGATAAAATCGTGGCCAGGAAAGCAGATCCATAGCCACAACTACAGAGTTCCTGGTCCATTCAATAACGAG GTAGTGGTGGTGATCGGAAATTATGCGAGCGGTGCTGATATTAGTAGGGATATAGCTAAGGTCGCGAAAGAAGTTCACATTGCCTCTAGAGCGAGTGAATCTGATACGTACCAGAAGCTTCCAGTGCCCCAAAACAATCTATGGGTTCATTCCGAG ATAGACTTCGCCCATCAGGATGGATccattcttttcaaaaatgGGAAGGTGGTATATGCTGATACCATTGTGCATTGCACTGG GTACAAATATTACTTTCCATTTCTTGAAACCAATGGCTATATAAACATTAATGAAAACCGCGTCGAACCTCTATACAAGCATGTCTTTCTACCCGCGCTAGCCCCCAGTCTTTCTTTCATCGGTTTACCTGGAATG GCCATACAATTCGTTATGTTTGAAATTCAAAGCAAATGGGTGGCTGCAGTCTTGTCCGGACGAGTTATACTTCCCTCGCAAGACAAGATGATGGAAGATATTATTGAGTGGTATGCAACGCTTGATGTGTTAGGAATTCCCAAAAGACATACGCATAAATTGGGTAAAATTTCG TGTGAGTACCTCAACTGGATCGCGGAAGAATGTCATTGTTCGCCAGTTGAAAATTGGAGAATTCAAGAAGTTGAGCGTGGATTCCAGAGAATGGTCTCCCACCCAGAAATTTACCGCGATGAatgggatgatgatgatcttatGGAAGAAGCGTACAAGGATTTTGCTAGGAAGAAGTTAATTAGTTCTCATCCTTCTTATTTCCTCGaatcatga
- a CDS encoding Disease resistance-responsive (dirigent-like protein) family protein (Disease resistance-responsive (dirigent-like protein) family protein; FUNCTIONS IN: molecular_function unknown; INVOLVED IN: lignan biosynthetic process, defense response; LOCATED IN: cell wall; EXPRESSED IN: 13 plant structures; EXPRESSED DURING: 9 growth stages; CONTAINS InterPro DOMAIN/s: Plant disease resistance response protein (InterPro:IPR004265); BEST Arabidopsis thaliana protein match is: Disease resistance-responsive (dirigent-like protein) family protein (TAIR:AT1G22900.1); Has 912 Blast hits to 910 proteins in 44 species: Archae - 0; Bacteria - 0; Metazoa - 0; Fungi - 0; Plants - 912; Viruses - 0; Other Eukaryotes - 0 (source: NCBI BLink).), translated as MASLYLLLLLPLFLALILAATITESKSFSTTVKAPYPGHKPDKLTHLHFYFHDIVSGDKPTSVQVANGPTTNSSATGFGLVAVVDDKLTVGPEITSEEVGRAQGMYASADQNKLGLLMAFNLVFTKGKFSDSTVAMYGRNPVLSKVREMPIIGGTGAFRFGRGYALAKTLVFNITSGDAVVEYNVYIWH; from the coding sequence ATGGCTAGTCTTTATCTTCTActacttcttcctctgttcttaGCTCTTATTCTCGCAGCCACCATTACAGAATCAAAATCTTTCTCAACAACAGTGAAGGCACCATATCCAGGACATAAACCGGATAAGCTAACCCACTTACACTTCTACTTCCACGACATTGTCTCCGGAGACAAACCAACCTCCGTCCAAGTCGCTAACGGTCCAACCACAAACTCTTCTGCCACCGGTTTCGGTTTGGTTGCAGTCGTTGACGACAAATTGACGGTCGGGCCTGAAATTACCTCAGAGGAAGTTGGGAGAGCCCAAGGAATGTATGCATCGGCTGACCAGAACAAGCTTGGTCTGCTTATGGCTTTTAACTTGGTTTTCACGAAGGGTAAATTTTCCGACAGCACCGTGGCGATGTATGGCCGGAATCCTGTATTGTCGAAGGTGAGGGAAATGCCGATCATTGGAGGTACGGGAGCTTTCAGGTTCGGAAGAGGATATGCATTGGCCAAGACTTTGGTGTTCAATATTACCAGTGGAGATGCTGTGGTCGAATATAATGTCTATATTTGGCATTAA
- the BZO1 gene encoding benzoyloxyglucosinolate 1 (benzoyloxyglucosinolate 1 (BZO1); CONTAINS InterPro DOMAIN/s: AMP-dependent synthetase/ligase (InterPro:IPR000873); BEST Arabidopsis thaliana protein match is: acyl activating enzyme 12 (TAIR:AT1G65890.1); Has 76758 Blast hits to 70084 proteins in 3572 species: Archae - 1128; Bacteria - 49908; Metazoa - 3256; Fungi - 3775; Plants - 2105; Viruses - 1; Other Eukaryotes - 16585 (source: NCBI BLink).) produces MDDLALCEANNVPLTPMTFLKRASECYPNRTSIIYGKTRFTWPQTYDRCCRLAASLISLNISKNDVVSVMAPNTPALYEMHFAVPMAGAVLNPINTRLDATSIAAILRHAKPKILFLDRSFEALARESLHLLSSEDSNLNLPVIFIHENDFPKRASFEELDYECLIQRGEPTPSMVARMFRIQDEHDPISLNYTSGTTADPKGVVISHRGAYLCTLSAIIGWEMGTCPVYLWTLPMFHCNGWTFTWGTAARGGTSVCMRHVTAPEIYKNIEMHNVTHMCCVPTVFNILLKGNSLDLSPRSGPVHVLTGGSPPPAALVKKVQRLGFQVMHAYGQTEATGPILFCEWQDEWNRLPENQQMELKARQGISILGLADVDVKNKETQKSAPRDGKTMGEILIKGSSIMKGYLKNPKATFEAFKHGWLNTGDVGVIHPDGHVEIKDRSKDIIISGGENISSVEVENVLYKYPKVLETAVVAMPHPTWGETPCAFVVLEKSETTIKEDRVDKFQTRERNLIEYCRENLPHFMCPRKVVFLEELPKNGNGKILKPKLRDIAKGLVVEDEINVIAKEVKRPVGHFISRL; encoded by the exons atggatgaTTTGGCATTATGTGAAGCAAACAATGTTCCTCTAACCCCCATGACGTTCTTGAAGAGAGCTTCAGAGTGTTATCCAAATCGAACTTCAATAATCTACGGAAAAACTCGTTTCACTTGGCCTCAGACCTATGACCGTTGTTGTCGTCTAGCCGCTTCTCTAATCTCTCTTAACATCTCCAAGAACGATGTG GTATCAGTTATGGCTCCAAACACACCCGCCTTGTATGAAATGCACTTTGCCGTTCCCATGGCTGGAGCTGTACTTAACCCTATCAACACTCGTCTAGACGCAACATCCATTGCCGCAATCCTCCGCCACGCCAAGCCCAAGATCTTATTCCTAGACCGCAGTTTTGAGGCCTTGGCTAGAGAAAGCCTCCATTTATTATCATCTGAAGACTCAAACCTAAACTTGCCGGTCATATTTATCCACGAGAACGATTTTCCTAAAAGGGCTTCATTCGAGGAGTTAGACTACGAGTGTCTCATCCAGAGGGGAGAGCCTACGCCCTCGATGGTGGCACGCATGTTCCGTATTCAAGACGAGCATGATCCAATCTCCTTAAACTACACATCGGGTACCACTGCCGACCCAAAAGGTGTTGTGATTAGCCACCGAGGAGCATATTTGTGCACATTAAGCGCGATTATTGGTTGGGAAATGGGGACCTGCCCTGTCTACCTTTGGACTCTGCCTATGTTTCATTGCAATGGATGGACGTTTACATGGGGAACCGCGGCGCGTGGGGGTACCAGTGTGTGTATGAGGCACGTGACTGCCCCGGAGATCtataaaaacatagaaatgCATAACGTGACACATATGTGTTGTGTTCCTACGGTTTTCAACATTCTTCTGAAAGGAAATTCACTTGACCTGTCACCTAGATCTGGACCGGTCCATGTGCTTACCGGAGGTTCACCGCCTCCCGCTGCTCTTGTCAAGAAAGTTCAACGGTTGGGGTTTCAAGTGATGCATGCCTATGGGCAGACCGAGGCCACTGgtccaattttgttttgtgagtGGCAAGATGAGTGGAATAG ATTACCAGAGAATCAACAGATGGAATTAAAAGCCAGGCAAGGGATAAGCATCTTAGGCCTAGCTGACGTTGACGTGAAAAACAAGGAAACGCAAAAGAGTGCTCCGCGCGATGGAAAGACAATGGGAGAAATCCTCATTAAAGGAAGTAGCATAATGAAAGGGTATCTAAAAAATCCCAAAGCTACATTTGAGGCATTTAAACACGGATGGCTCAACACAGGAGATGTAGGTGTGATTCACCCTGATGGGCACGTCGAGATCAAAGATCGGTCAAAAGACATAATCATATCGGGAGGCGAAAACATTAGTAGTGTTGAGGTCGAGAATGTTCTTTATAAGTACCCAAAAGTCCTTGAGACTGCAGTTGTGGCCATGCCTCACCCTACGTGGGGTGAAACCCCGTGTGCGTTTGTTGTTCTAGAAAAGAGTGAGACTACTATTAAAGAAGATCGTGTTGATAAATTTCAGACCAGAGAGAGAAATCTGATTGAGTATTGCCGTGAAAATCTGCCACATTTTATGTGTCCGAGAAAAGTGGTGTTTTTGGAAGAACTGCCCAAAAACGGGAATGGAAAGATCCTTAAGCCTAAGCTAAGAGACATTGCTAAAGGTTTGGTTGTTGAGGATGAGATCAATGTTATAGCTAAAGAAGTTAAACGGCCGGTTGGACATTTTATTTCGCGGCTTTGA
- the AAE12 gene encoding acyl activating enzyme 12 (acyl activating enzyme 12 (AAE12); FUNCTIONS IN: catalytic activity; INVOLVED IN: metabolic process; EXPRESSED IN: leaf apex, hypocotyl, flower; EXPRESSED DURING: petal differentiation and expansion stage; CONTAINS InterPro DOMAIN/s: AMP-dependent synthetase/ligase (InterPro:IPR000873); BEST Arabidopsis thaliana protein match is: benzoyloxyglucosinolate 1 (TAIR:AT1G65880.1); Has 77298 Blast hits to 71199 proteins in 3613 species: Archae - 1120; Bacteria - 50555; Metazoa - 3258; Fungi - 3581; Plants - 2188; Viruses - 1; Other Eukaryotes - 16595 (source: NCBI BLink).) — MDNLALCEANNVPLTPITFLKRASECYPNRTSIIYGKTRFTWPQTYDRCCRLAASLISLNIGKNDVVSVVAPNTPAMYEMHFAVPMAGAVLNPINTRLDATSIAAILRHAKPKILFIYRSFEPLAREILQLLSSEDSNLNLPVIFIHEIDFPKRVSSEESDYECLIQRGEPTPLLLARMFCIQDEHDPISLNYTSGTTADPKGVVISHRGAYLSTLSAIIGWEMGTCPVYLWTLPMFHCNGWTFTWGTAARGGTSVCMRHVTAPEIYKNIEMHNVTHMCCVPTVFNILLKGNSLDLSHRSGPVHVLTGGSPPPAALVKKVQRLGFQVMHAYGLTEATGPVLFCEWQDEWNRLPENQQMELKARQGLSILGLTEVDVRNKETQESVPRDGKTMGEIVMKGSSIMKGYLKNPKATYEAFKHGWLNSGDVGVIHPDGHVEIKDRSKDIIISGGENISSVEVENIIYKYPKVLETAVVAMPHPTWGETPCAFVVLEKGETNNEDREDKLVTKERDLIEYCRENLPHFMCPRKVVFLDELPKNGNGKILKPKLRDIAKGLVAEDEVNVRSKVQRPVEHFTSRL, encoded by the exons atggataaTTTGGCGTTATGTGAAGCAAACAATGTTCCTCTAACTCCCATAACGTTCTTGAAGAGAGCTTCGGAGTGTTATCCGAATCGAACTTCGATAATATACGGAAAAACTCGTTTCACTTGGCCTCAGACCTATGACCGTTGCTGTCGTCTAGCCGCTTCTCTCATATCTCTTAATATCGGCAAGAACGATGTG GTATCCGTTGTTGCTCCAAACACACCGGCCATGTATGAGATGCACTTTGCCGTTCCCATGGCTGGAGCTGTACTTAACCCTATCAACACTCGTCTAGACGCAACATCCATTGCCGCAATCCTCCGCCACGCCAAGCCCAAGATTTTATTCATATACCGCAGTTTTGAGCCATTGGCTCGAGAAATCCTCCAGTTATTATCATCTGAAGACTCAAACCTAAACTTGCCGGTCATATTTATCCACGAGATTGATTTCCCTAAAAGGGTTTCGTCCGAGGAGTCAGACTACGAGTGTCTCATCCAGAGGGGAGAGCCTACGCCCTTGTTGTTGGCACGCATGTTCTGTATTCAAGACGAGCATGATCCAATCTCTTTAAACTACACATCGGGTACCACAGCCGACCCAAAAGGTGTTGTGATTAGCCACCGAGGAGCATATTTAAGCACATTAAGCGCGATTATTGGTTGGGAAATGGGGACATGCCCTGTCTACCTTTGGACTCTGCCTATGTTTCATTGCAATGGATGGACGTTTACATGGGGAACTGCGGCCCGTGGGGGTACTAGTGTGTGTATGAGGCATGTGACTGCCCCGGAGATCtataaaaacatagaaatgCATAACGTGACGCATATGTGTTGTGTTCCTACGGTTTTTAACATTCTTCTGAAAGGAAATTCACTTGACCTGTCACATAGGTCTGGGCCGGTCCATGTTCTTACCGGAGGTTCACCGCCTCCCGCTGCTCTTGTCAAGAAAGTTCAGCGGTTGGGGTTTCAAGTGATGCATGCCTATGGTTTGACCGAGGCCACTGGTCCGGTTCTGTTTTGTGAGTGGCAAGATGAGTGGAACAG ATTACCTGAGAATCAACAGATGGAGTTAAAAGCAAGGCAAGGGCTAAGCATCTTAGGCCTAACTGAAGTTGACGTGAGAAACAAGGAAACTCAAGAGAGTGTTCCGCGAGATGGGAAGACGATGGGAGAAATCGTTATGAAAGGAAGCAGCATAATGAAAGGCTATCTGAAGAATCCCAAAGCTACATATGAAGCATTTAAACACGGATGGCTCAACTCAGGAGACGTAGGTGTGATTCATCCTGATGGACACGTAGAGATCAAAGATCGGTCCAAAGACATAATCATATCTGGAGGCGAAAACATTAGTAGTGTTGAAGTCgagaatattatttataagTACCCAAAAGTGCTTGAGACTGCCGTCGTGGCCATGCCTCACCCTACATGGGGAGAAACCCCATGTGCATTTGTTGTTCTAGAAAAGGGTGAGACTAATAATGAAGATCGTGAAGATAAACTTGTGaccaaagagagagatttgattgAGTATTGCCGTGAAAATCTTCCACATTTTATGTGTCCGAGAAAAGTGGTGTTTTTGGATGAATTGCCCAAAAACGGGAATGGAAAGATCCTTAAGCCTAAGCTAAGAGACATTGCTAAAGGTTTGGTTGCTGAGGATGAGGTCAATGTTAGATCTAAAGTTCAACGGCCGGTTGAACACTTTACTTCGCGGCTTTGA